The genomic interval aatctgagaaaaagaagaaggggaaagaggaagaagatgaaccagaTGGAGATATTTACTGACAGATTTACCGACGGATTACCGAAGGAATTTTCCTAGGATTTTTCCtttggtaattaccgacggattATATGGCAATTACTGACGAATTTTTCgttcggtaattaccgacggtTATATTTTTCCGTCGGTAAATATTACCGACAACGTTATTACCGACAGATTTTGGACATTTCTGATAGATTTTGGCCGTCGGTAATTCTatgtgtgttttgatatcaaatttaagtataaaaataatggttttgagaccgttattaaataaaaaaactaaaattaaaataggaaaaataaaattttagttataaaaaaaaactaaaattaaaataggaaaaataaaataagaactaaaatgataaatattctAACCGTGTTTCCCACCAATAACATCAAATTTGATACGTTGTCGTTAATTCTATCAAATTATCACTACTTGACCATGACAATTTTAGTATTACTAAATTAGTAGTTAACAAATTAGACTAGGTTAAGTTGAACCTGAGCCATATCCtaacaaatacaaaattgattttcaacAATTGATTCTTATAAAATCATACACAacatgttaataaataaaataaaaataataaaagataaaagtaaaaatctaaCATAATGGAATTAGTATTTAAgattgatatgaaaaaaaatataaatgtgaatttgatagcaataaataaaataaaaaattaataaaagactttaaaaccattttaataaaatatgccAATTTAACTACTCACTAGTGCATTCAAGGGATAAGACACCGGTTATTTTGGCCCACAGACCGCGGTTCCAGAACCGAGGCTTATGCGGCCGAGGTAAAAAAGTTTATcctttatgcctcggttcttTTTAACCAAAGCGATATTGACGATTGGTCTCGGTTCTCTTTGAACCGAGTTAGTATCTTGAACTTTTCCATTGGAgacataaaattatttgaacCCTTTGAGCAAACAGCTGATGATCGAATcatgtttcaaaattttatctttcccattttctttgtcatccaaGGAGTCCATGCAAATGTAAATCAAAACAGGTGCAGAATACCAAATCCAAAACCAATCAAACATTTAATNTTTAATTTTACAACACTTTCTCATACCAATTACAAATGTAAACAGAGAGAAATTCCATAAATGGTTGGAGACATGAAATTCTTTGAGCCCTTTAAGCAAACAGCTGGTGATCGAATCTTCACATGTTTCAAAATTCGATCTTTCCCATTTCCTTTGTCATCCAAGGAGTCCTTCAAAATACTAAGTACAAATGTAAATCAAAACAGCTGCAGAATACGAAACTTAAAACCAATCAAATGTAATTAGAGAGAGATACCTAAAGGGGTGTTGGCGAGAGTTTTGGCTCCATGAATTGGGACAACTGAGGGTTTTTTGAAGGGGTTTCTAGTGAAACTCCTTCTCAAGGGGTTGCTGATTTTGGAACTTCTTGGACTAGGGTTTTGAAGGCATTGAAGATTGTTTGAAGAAGACCGATGAGCCAACGCTAAGGAATCTGCCGACGGCGGTGATGTCGACGCTGTGGATGCTGAAGGTCGTATTCCGCTCCTCTTCATAGGCGGACTTGGCTCGGAACTGTGCGTGAAGCTACTGGCTGAAGCCGACGCGAACCTGGACCACCGCGACTACAACGACGGTCTTGCTGCGTTGTACATGGCAGAGGGGTACGTACGACCCGGTGTTGCGAAGGTGCTTCTAGATCTGGGCGCAGATCTTGAGGTGGTGGATGACCGTGGAAGAACGGCGTTGGATCTGAACGGCGAGAGATTGTGAAGGTGATGCCGAAGGGGAATCCATGGATTGGGCTTGAGGGAGTGGTTAGGGTTTTGGAAGGGGTTGTGTTCTAATACGCGGAGGTGGAGGAGATTCTTGAACGGAGAGGGAATGGAGAGAATTTGGAGTACCTTGTGTGGTGGAAGGACGGTGGTGGGAATGACTGGGTGAAGGCAGAGATGGAAAGTTTTCGGTTTGCAGAGGTTTATGCACATAGGAGACTTGTCTCCAGGCATAAGCAGGTCAAACACAACGTTTTCTACCTCGGTCCCCCAAACAACCAAGGCAGTATATTTCTTTAGACACTGGTTGCCTTAAAGCCGAGGCATATTGTGTGCCTTAAACACTGGTCGCCTTAAAACTGAAGCATATAGTGTCCCAAAAATTACAGCTCTGCCACCGCGTTCTAATGGCTTCGGTTTTTCGAAAACCGAAGTGTAATGGGCGATTTAAAATATGgattttgcactagtgacttttccaaaatagatcaTAAATTATCTACAAAGtattattcaattgattttttatttatttcaaattaactaaaataagttGTTAGTTAACTTTTTGGATTTCTCATTATTATACCACAAAGTACATTCTTAGTAAGTACAATTATGTCATCGcgtcataataaaaaatcatatttgcaataatatttcaattatgtACAACTACTATGTAcacttaattataaaattttaaatttcaaggGCACTCACAATGAAAGTACATTCTagtgtattttgtattttcaagttacatttttattagacatatcacaaaaattaaaatagatgtaaatcatgaaatttagaaaacaatGCTCGTTACGCACCAAACAATTTCGTTatctctcaaaaaaaaaaaagttcacaaCTCATTCATCATTTTTACATACAATCCACATGTTCAAACTTCAAAACAGACCAAAGCAATATcaacaaatcaatttaaaatatcaaagatAATTTATCTCACCTTTACCTAAGTCTTACTATATAACTTAGTAAACTTGGATTTTCTTATAAAAGAGTTAAGAAAGTCCAATTGcaaattgaaattgttaataaaattaattaaagaatctagttatatataaaaagagaattATCTTAACAACTTTAAAATCTCCACCTCTCTCAACAATATCTAACATGTATGGGATAAGAAAAATCGTACTATATAGGATTTGCTGCTAATGATGTCGATCGGTTGACATAACTAATCAATTATGCGACAGTACGGCCAATAGGTACGCTGAAAAACATTAATGGGTAATTAATAGCATTAATTACCATATCAGAGGCGaatatacaatattaatgaACAATTGACGAGTTTTATTACCTGAAACTATATGGTATTAATGGATTACTAATGAGCTTGGCAATTACGAAGCCTATAAATACAAGGTTAATGTTTAGGTAAAAGGACTTTTTTCCAGAGTCACATTAAAACCTCTTTAAGAAACATATCTGGCTTGATCGTGAGAGTGTTTTTTGCAGGTCAACATATTTGGGCTTCTTCCAGATGACGGGCTAGATCCTCATTGGCCTTTTGGGAGTTCTCAAGATCTTGTCGAGTGGTCTCCAATTCCTCAGCCGTAAAAGATTTGGCAGGTCCTGCGGCATAAGCCATGCATAAGTTAGATAGGATGTTCATCTCGTAAGCCATATCCAAAGCTTCTTCCACAATTATTCCTTTGAAAGGTTTCTTCTCTTCGGGATCAAGGTTATATTGCAGATGATTAGCAATGCGCATGTTCGGATCAAGTGGTCCGGTGATCATAGTGCCCTAAAGAATCTTCCTTTTGTTTCTCTTGCTCGaagagacaatttttttttttggaggatTTCCTCTTTCCCTCACTCTGGCGAGGAGCATCCTCATGTACGGGAGTGGTAATTGGAGTAGAGGATGGTTGCGACGTTGAGGCTATCTTTAGAGCCGAGTTCATGACTCGAGAAGGAGGAGCCTTGGATGCAGTAGACCGAAAGGATTTGTTTTTATCCATGTTACTAAAGAGATCTAAAACaggaaaaaaatttagataagtTACAAATGACgactcaataaaataaaatttcaaaatcttactGAACACTCTAGTGCATAAAGCATTGGAGCCGAAGAAGTCGATGAGTGTCCGAGACGAGGTCTTCCCAGGTAGTTGACTTAGCTAACTAACGACATCTAGCTCATCAGGGGTCATGACGGACTTAGCCCAAGTAATAACTCTTTTTAGATGCTTAGCCTAATAGAAAGGAAATTTTGGTTGATCATCATCCAAATAAAAGTTGGACCGATCAAACTCCTTTATTGCTACCTTAAcgaaatttgttttgaattccCAATTTGAAACCCTAAGCTTATGAACCCTAGAATTGGGAATCGTTCTGCGCATTCTGGTGCATCGCACCTCTCTTTTGTGAACATCGCTTCATCTCCTTCACCACGCCTATGGCTTTTTACATTCTGCTACTTCGATGGTTTTCTTCTGCGTCATTCGCGTTTTCCATCACGGAGGAGAACTGGGTCGCGGTGGTTAAAAGAGTTTTGCGTCGCAGCAGTGGTGGCCTTCCACTGTTTTGGTTCTTATTCTTGTTCGTTGCCGCCATGGTTGAGGAAACTATCTTCGATTTATCCCTGTTCTCGGCGGCGACAGTTTTGTGGAGGCTTATGGTGGCGCCTTTGTAGTGATGGCTCGTTCACGCAACACTTGTGACTTGCGACTTCTTTGGGGGTGAGATTTGCGTTACTCGTCATGCGACAACGTCGTGGTGGTCACAACAAGGGTCATTCGTGACTGACGGCGAGATGTAGGTCTCATGCTTCTGGTTCACTACGGTGATGCAGTCATGGTGGCCTCCACTCTGTTCTTTAGATTTCCTATAGGTTAAAGGTTTTCACTCGCGGCGGGATCTGTGGTGGTCATGGTGAAGTGAAGGACTCACGGCACGACTCCTTTGTCTTTCCTCGATCCGGTTGTGTTTGCAAGTTCACATTGTTGGTCATGGGTGTTTTCGACGGTGGTTCGATAGGCGGCTGACGGTGTGGCCGACGACGAGGTTCAACCCTAGAGCGGCTGACGGCTAGGGTTTCTTCTGTTTTGCGTCAATGGCTTGAGGGCTGTGACCCAAGCCTAATCTGGGCAGGCCCAATCTGGGCTGGGAAGGTCCAATAAGGCAGATCCAATTTtgggaatattttttttttggactgGATATGGATCAAATTAGTTTTTTGGacttttataaattctttttaaaacctGGTGCCAGCCCAAATCTTGTACAGATTTTTGATCCAATTTTGGATCATTAGATTTGgattaaaatataagagaatttgttttagaattttaattaatattctaaaataaagtaatattaataattaattatgaataaataatagtgaaattaattattaattaaggttaaataaaagtaaaattaataattatttaggaataaataaaattcaattttggtcttgtttataattttttaaatgcgCTATTGATAATTAAGATATCACCAAAGATGTGATAGaccattatttgaatatatttatataattattgattttaagaTGTGAGcttaattgttttgtttctcTGAATACAATTACGATAACTTCAATATCTGCCAACTTAAATTCAGTTTCGGTCCTCAATGGTACAAATTTTAAGGATTGAAAAGAAAACGTAGAGATAATTCTTAGCTGCATGGATCTCGACCTTGCGTTAAGGATTGAGAAACCTCCTTCTCTTAAGGACTCAAGCACCTCTGACGAGAGGAAAGAATATGAGAAGTGGGATCGTTCAAATCGCATGTGTTTGATGGTCATTAAGCACGACATTCCAGAAGTCTATAGAGGTACTGTATCTGAAGAAATTACAAGTGCTAAAGATTTCCTTGCTGAGATTGAAAAACGCTTTGTGAAAAGCGAAAAGGCGGAAGCAAGTGCACTTCTTCAAAGCTTGACTTCCATGAGGTATCAAGGCAATGGAAATGTGAGAGAGTACATTATGGAAATGTCAAACATTGCTTCAAAACTTAAGGCGTTGAAACTTCAGTTGCAAGAGGacttgtacattttattttaaactctcTTCCTATACAGTTTGGACAGTTTAAGATTTCCTATAATTGTCAGAAGGAGAAATGGTCTCTTAATAAGCTCATTTCATATTGTGTTCAAGAAGAGGAGAGACTGAACCAAGAAAGGACTGAAAGTGCTCACTTAACCAGTACCTCTAATGACAAgggcaaaagaaagaaaatagagaatcCTAATGGCGATGCTTCTAAAAGtccattacaaaagaaacaaaaatagtttaataaatgtttcttttgcaataaagtTGGACACATGAAGAAAGAATCCACAAAATATCATGCTTGGCGTGCAAAGAAAGGATTGCCTAAGCTATCAGAAGACAATTGATTCTGAAAGATGAATATGTTTAGAGATGTCAAATCCGTAGTGATGGAAGTGATAGaatgttttagattattattttgtattggttTTCTAATTTTGGTTTCGAAAGACATAGTGTACCGTCATTTAGGcgaaatttgatttcatttgtttctttgaaaaaattttgttatttatgttagtttggaaataatgaattcaaattttgttttattcaagTTTTGTTGAAACCAATTCACTTTTGGcaaataataatctatatattattCATACAGTGACTTCCTATTATGAATCCTTAAATATGTAATTGTATGATATTaagcataatatttttttaggataTTAAGTTTAGGGGGAAGATTAATGTTTAGAGGAAGAATCGTTGAAAGTAATCTGATTCATAAAGTTCAAAACCTCTAGTAAGTTTAGAACCTCTATAAGAACAAACTCAAGATCCTCATAAACATGTGCTTAACGATGGGGATTCTCTAGTTGTTAAGGGAGAAGAGTTTAGTCTCAATCAATGCCCAAAAGAAAGTTTAGAAATTCAAAAATGAAGAAGATTCACTATGTTTCAGCGGTAAGGAGTCACTGATGTATGTCCAAGGATTTATGCATCTGGATATAGCATACACTGTTAGGGTTCTAGGCAAATATTTAAGCTATTCATTAATGGATCTTTGGAAAGCAGCCAATAAAGTTATGAATTTTTTCATGAGAACAAAAGTTTATAAGCTCACGTATAGAAGGTCAGACCCATAAGAGATCATCAAGTATTCTGACAATTTTGTAGGAAGCCAAGATAGTTTAAGATACATTTCATGTTACAATTTCATGCTAGCTAGTGGTGTAGTTTCTTGGCCTATTACCAAGAAGACTCTTATGGCTTTATCCACTATGATTGCAGAATTTGTAGCAACTTATTAGGCATCAAATCAAGGTATATGGTTGATTTATGTCATAGGGCTGCGTATTATGAAAGGAATTGAAAGACCAATCAGGTTATATTGTGACATCAAATCAGTTCTTAAAGAAAGAGTACGAAGTGGATGGATTTCCATAGAACACTTAGGGACAAACTCCTTGATAATATATCCTCTTAATAAGGCAATTACACTCAAGGTCTTTCATGAGCATATTGCTTATATGAGTGTTTTACAGTTTGAGAAATCTTTGGTTCAATGGGAGTTAGTCATCTTTGTGCATTTGTGTTCTATATTTGGTTTTCATGTATGCACACATTTTGgtttattattcttaaattacACTTTGTacattgttaagtccctggcaagtgtatcagatcattatcaagtaatataaatgggtaagtccaagtatcgtctCCCAAGGGGCTCacaggccttacttttcatgtaaacaaatcgtgtaagacttgagaaaagaattaaattgaggtgtgtatgcaaagaacaaaaataaacatgaaaatgcaatgattcaattggctttaagaaactatggttgaatgaagttcttggggtttacaatttcatcttatccaccctcatatatatactcttcttatttaatcaacttatttatcatattgtcatgcaaactttcttagtctacccttaacccaatcccttggtgaaaagagcctattactaattactggcttgttatccctagcctcctctagtaattaataatacatgataagtagaagcaaaatacaattgatcgtcctacccctatccttaggcggtattaacataatcaaggaattcaacatcagttcatgacattactatacgtccacgtatcaataaagacaaacaacatttaccgaatgagttaaacgataaaagcattaagcaaaggtgaagaacccaacaattgataaatcaagcatatgcaaacatataaaataaataagaatttggatatatgagagtttcaaaagattacattgttccccaaaaacctaaggtttagttcaccataatcatggtgaaactagatgaaaaatgatgaaagaatggaagaaataaccctaaacttggtagattggagcctaagcatccaatgAACCTcttccaaggtgtgtggaatagctttggacgtttctctctgccaaaagaatgtgttttgattcgcactagggctatatataggccaaaaagataacagaaggatctcagaatctagctaataaaaacagacaaccgcttaggcacctaagttcaccgctcagcggtttccctctagccgctttgaccgctcaacagTCAGTTTTGTCGTTGAGCGGTTTTCCTCTAATTGCTCTGGACGCttagcggtccattctggcgctcaacggttcacttgacccttcttttcatcatttttctccttctttcatgggtctaagtccaccttacttcacttccatcttcaattcaccttaaaaccctgcaaaataatgtaaaaaacaaGCATAGTATCTCTAAAACCAatttttgactctcacaagactcaactaagtgttttacttgactttaagctcattctaagccataaaaagtgtgttttaatatcaaatttaagtatgaaaataacggttgtTAGACCGTTATCATACATTAAGGTTATTGTATTGATCTCACTAAGATAAAGTAAGGACCGGTTGAAAATAGACATGTACAGATCACCTTCACGTAACTTTTCATGCTACACATTTCATGATGTATCCATGTCATTTGGTTCTATCAACATTAGTGATCACTGTTTGTTTGGTTGCAATTGTTGCAATTAAAACTACTTTGGTTCTACATGCGGATATAATCAATGGACGAGACTATGGGATATACTCAAAGTATATAATGGCAATTTTGAGCTCATAAAGTCTAACACATTTGTAAGGatttatatgcatatatatatatatatatatatatatatatatatatatatatatatatatatatatatgtaagtaaaaattaaatgtgttaggatcattatattttattagccaactttataaagtgatctaattaagataaatatggctaaggctatatttgtcatgaaaggtATTGTGTAGAGACgagcaataattataatttgttaaaggGGCAAAATTTCATGGTCTCCATCTGTGAGGAGCCAAATTTCATGGTCTCCATCTATGAGCACAACTATTCAttcctgtttctttctctttatccccatcagaagagaaaatctaGAGGGAACTAAAGGTGAGAAGGAAGATCATAGACTAATTCAGGTTTATCATATACTAATTCAGGTTCATTAATTATTCCCAATGTCTTCAGGTACGCTCGCTTTACTATTTGGAAATTGGTTTATTGCTCCTTCATTAGTATATGTCAACCATAAAttctaacaaaatattataagataaaaggttttctttttaatttgattgattCACAAGTAAATTCGAACTTTATGTTATAACTATcttctttcattaataaaatatgcgAAGAAAATGAtacaactaattttaaaatttttcgaactttatattatatttatcttcttCCATAATATGGGAGgaaaattatataactaattttagatttttcatTGAATGACTTGGAAGATATCTTGAATTTCGAAATTcgataaaaacaataaacaaatttcGACCAAAACCACACATATTCCTTCGTTCCGTCGATATACACTGTCATAATAAGTTTTAATGAAAATGTAAACTAAATAAAAACGAAAACGAAGCTGTGGTGCAAAAAGAACCTGTGGTGTCGTGCGTGCAGGACTGAAAAACGAAGCAAAGCTTCGTTGGTAGGAGAGAAATTTTCGCCAAATTCGACAACTACAAGGATGTACACCAAAACAACATAGAGAAAACAAAGAGGTGCGACGCTAGGATTTGTGAAAATTCAAAACGAGTAAGTGTGGTGGGCGCAATGCGTTaggttaatttaattatataggaaagaaaaaaagtcaaaaaaataACTGGATAATTTTGCCATAAAATTTGAAGGTGCAGGGAGAAATGTTTGAAAACAAAGCTATATACACCCTTTTCTACTATCTACACCCTTATTTTACACCAATTACTTTGGCATATAGTGATAATTAGTTAAATACaccattaaacaaatatataaaacttaaatactC from Vigna radiata var. radiata cultivar VC1973A chromosome 9, Vradiata_ver6, whole genome shotgun sequence carries:
- the LOC106773413 gene encoding uncharacterized protein LOC106773413; this translates as MDLDLALRIEKPPSLKDSSTSDERKEYEKWDRSNRMCLMVIKHDIPEVYRGTVSEEITSAKDFLAEIEKRFVKSEKAEASALLQSLTSMRYQGNGNVREYIMEMSNIASKLKALKLQLQEDLYILF